The proteins below come from a single Bacteroidales bacterium genomic window:
- a CDS encoding LPS export ABC transporter periplasmic protein LptC, protein MYKEIIIVALLFITMPLSFVLGQEPASKIDLKQARSMNYNEKIASDARRLIGDVILQQEDVMMYCDSVYLYTIDNNIKAFSNVKLQKGDSIEVISSVLDYAGNIKSARFRNNVVLKDQSVAVYTDSLNYDIKSNRAYYFNGGKIIDSTATLISKTGYYFANEKLFFFKDNVVVENEDYRVYTDTLKYNINTNVVSFQGPTTIVGDTATLYSERGWYNTKTGEAKIWQNARYSNTEQIMYADTIFYDRKLEFGQGFNNIELYSLKDSIILSSDYAYYDRINNTTLLTKNAVVTQIYQNDSLFLHADTIFTKVDSSEAGSFREIFVYHKAQLYSKNLQMRSDSVVFSLRDSVIRLYFDPIIWTDSSQLTANQINIAVVDNDLREVHLLENSLIIMPHDSVHYDQIKGQKIVGYLENRQLHRANVDRRAEVIYYLIEDDDVTSMNSSQCRNIEIYFDSGEIDQVIFIDTPVGKVTPIEDLNPNAMYFRNFGWYDYLRPKSFDDIFIWKEK, encoded by the coding sequence GTGTATAAAGAAATTATCATAGTTGCCCTACTCTTTATCACAATGCCACTTTCGTTTGTATTGGGACAGGAACCTGCTTCAAAAATAGATTTGAAACAGGCAAGATCTATGAATTACAATGAAAAAATTGCCAGCGATGCACGCCGATTAATTGGAGATGTTATTCTTCAACAAGAAGATGTAATGATGTATTGCGACAGCGTTTATCTCTACACTATTGATAACAATATAAAGGCATTTAGTAATGTTAAATTGCAAAAAGGAGACAGTATAGAAGTAATTAGTAGTGTCCTAGATTATGCTGGAAACATCAAAAGCGCCCGATTTAGAAACAATGTTGTATTAAAAGATCAAAGCGTTGCCGTTTATACCGATAGCTTAAATTATGATATAAAATCTAACAGGGCATACTACTTTAACGGAGGGAAAATTATTGACAGTACAGCCACTCTTATTAGTAAAACAGGATACTATTTTGCAAACGAAAAACTTTTCTTTTTTAAAGACAATGTGGTTGTTGAAAATGAGGACTATAGAGTTTATACCGACACCCTAAAATATAACATTAACACAAATGTTGTAAGCTTTCAAGGTCCTACCACCATAGTTGGTGATACTGCCACATTATATTCTGAAAGAGGCTGGTACAACACAAAAACAGGAGAAGCTAAAATATGGCAAAATGCCCGATACTCCAATACAGAGCAAATAATGTATGCAGATACTATTTTCTACGATCGAAAATTAGAGTTTGGACAAGGTTTCAACAACATTGAACTTTACAGTTTAAAGGATAGCATCATTTTGTCATCTGACTATGCATATTACGACCGTATAAATAACACAACACTTTTAACCAAAAATGCTGTAGTAACACAAATCTACCAGAATGACTCGTTGTTTTTACATGCCGACACCATATTTACAAAAGTCGATAGTTCAGAAGCTGGCTCTTTTCGTGAAATATTTGTTTATCACAAAGCACAATTGTACAGCAAAAACCTTCAAATGAGATCTGATTCGGTTGTTTTTTCCTTACGAGATTCTGTTATTCGCCTATATTTCGATCCAATAATATGGACAGATAGCAGCCAACTGACTGCTAATCAAATAAATATAGCCGTAGTTGACAATGACTTACGAGAGGTACATCTATTGGAGAACTCACTAATTATTATGCCACACGACTCGGTACATTATGACCAAATCAAAGGTCAAAAAATAGTTGGGTACTTAGAAAACAGACAGTTGCACAGAGCAAATGTTGACCGCCGAGCCGAAGTTATTTACTATCTTATTGAAGATGACGATGTAACTAGTATGAACTCGTCACAATGTAGAAACATCGAAATATATTTCGATAGCGGAGAAATCGATCAAGTAATATTTATTGATACTCCTGTCGGTAAAGTTACTCCTATCGAAGATCTAAATCCTAATGCTATGTATTTCAGAAATTTTGGATGGTACGATTATTTAAGACCTAAAAGCTTCGATGATATTTTTATCTGGAAAGAAAAGTAA
- a CDS encoding LapA family protein, translating to MTSRTNLIINVMYALSAFTVLLGAFLRIINYTNSNLLIIIGFVAGALTICYDSIRLKRRIKQLEEQLKLKEK from the coding sequence ATGACTAGCAGAACTAACTTGATAATTAATGTAATGTACGCATTGTCAGCGTTTACAGTACTTTTGGGAGCATTTCTTCGTATAATCAATTATACGAACTCGAATCTATTAATTATTATAGGCTTCGTAGCAGGGGCTCTAACTATTTGTTATGACTCAATACGATTAAAACGAAGAATAAAACAGCTGGAAGAACAATTAAAACTAAAAGAGAAATAA
- the fbp gene encoding class 1 fructose-bisphosphatase encodes MPLNEFIIRCQEDYNHATGEFSRLLQHIGIASKIVHREVNKAGLVDILGDIGIINTQGESQQKLDVFANTQFIQALRACGEVCGVASEENSEIVTFDNVMSKDGNYIVCIDPLDGSSNIDVNVSIGTIFSIYKRFSPRGELAKLEDFLQPGNRQVAAGYIVYGSSTMLVYTTGSGVNGFTLDPSIGEFCLSNINMKIPANGKIYSINDGNYHSFNVGIQKFIEYCRVPDKETGRPYSARYIGSLVADFHRNLLKGGVFMYPATAKNENGKLRLMYECNPLAWIVEQAGGVATNGNIRILDIKPENIHQRTPLYIGSSNLVNKAMEFLNQK; translated from the coding sequence ATGCCTCTTAATGAGTTTATTATCAGATGTCAAGAAGATTATAACCATGCAACAGGCGAATTTTCAAGATTATTACAACATATTGGGATTGCTTCTAAAATTGTTCACCGTGAGGTAAATAAGGCAGGCCTTGTGGATATTTTGGGCGATATAGGTATTATAAACACGCAAGGAGAAAGTCAACAAAAACTAGATGTCTTTGCCAATACTCAGTTTATACAAGCATTGCGTGCTTGTGGAGAGGTTTGTGGAGTTGCGTCAGAGGAAAACAGTGAAATAGTTACGTTCGATAATGTTATGTCGAAAGACGGCAACTATATTGTTTGTATTGATCCTTTAGATGGTAGCTCAAATATTGATGTGAATGTTTCAATAGGCACAATATTTAGTATTTACAAGAGATTTTCGCCACGTGGAGAACTTGCCAAGTTAGAAGATTTTTTACAACCGGGTAACAGACAAGTAGCTGCGGGGTATATAGTTTATGGCTCGTCAACAATGTTAGTTTACACAACAGGTTCGGGTGTTAACGGTTTTACTTTAGATCCTTCAATAGGCGAGTTTTGTTTGTCAAATATCAATATGAAAATACCCGCTAATGGTAAGATATACAGCATAAATGATGGAAATTATCACTCATTCAATGTAGGTATCCAAAAATTTATTGAATATTGTAGAGTACCCGACAAGGAGACTGGCAGACCGTATTCGGCAAGGTATATTGGTTCACTAGTTGCCGATTTTCATCGCAATTTGTTGAAAGGAGGAGTTTTTATGTATCCAGCCACCGCAAAGAACGAAAATGGAAAATTGCGGTTAATGTATGAGTGTAATCCGCTAGCCTGGATAGTCGAACAGGCAGGGGGTGTTGCTACCAACGGTAATATTCGTATTCTTGATATTAAACCCGAAAATATACATCAACGAACACCTTTATACATAGGAAGTTCTAACCTGGTTAATAAAGCAATGGAGTTTTTAAATCAGAAATAG